The Caulifigura coniformis genome includes a region encoding these proteins:
- a CDS encoding SIS domain-containing protein, which translates to MNPQDPRQTEFGLVRDMLAAVDVLKNFDPAVIEPIVEPVRQAGRLMLTGEGSSRIFPAKNAMVHARRQGDALAIATEAASQASEYDLSNSAVCGVSNSGRTAEVIRLFHKLKSGGHSKRFSITAHAGSTLESIADVAFTLKCGGESAVAATKSVLEQALHHRALVDAVAGRPLPRARLGEVADMVRSALTTEIDPALTARIASAGTIYWAGRNDGVAEELTLKTNEITRKPADFLPGTYAAHGVEEVMQGGDVLLWVSPFEDAEAKFADVLEKGVGMTIIAISSRPTRFPTILVPDAGDLSGYVEMAAGWNVLVATGLKLGINLDKPQRARKVGNEFTG; encoded by the coding sequence ATGAATCCTCAAGACCCCCGACAAACGGAATTCGGACTCGTCCGCGACATGCTCGCGGCGGTGGATGTCCTCAAGAACTTCGACCCGGCTGTCATCGAGCCGATTGTCGAACCGGTTCGGCAGGCCGGTCGGCTCATGCTGACCGGTGAAGGTTCGAGCCGGATTTTCCCCGCCAAGAACGCGATGGTCCACGCGCGCCGCCAGGGAGATGCGCTGGCGATCGCGACCGAGGCGGCCAGCCAGGCCTCGGAATACGATCTCTCAAATTCGGCCGTCTGCGGAGTTTCCAATTCCGGCCGGACGGCGGAAGTGATCCGGCTGTTCCATAAGCTGAAGAGCGGTGGGCACTCAAAGCGTTTCAGCATCACTGCGCACGCCGGTTCGACTCTCGAATCGATCGCCGATGTCGCCTTCACGCTGAAATGTGGTGGTGAATCGGCGGTGGCGGCGACCAAAAGCGTTCTCGAACAAGCCCTGCATCACCGGGCGCTGGTCGATGCAGTCGCTGGCCGTCCTCTGCCGCGGGCCCGCCTGGGCGAAGTCGCCGACATGGTGCGAAGCGCCCTGACGACCGAAATCGACCCCGCGCTGACCGCGCGAATCGCATCTGCCGGCACCATCTACTGGGCCGGTCGCAATGACGGCGTCGCCGAAGAACTGACGCTCAAGACCAACGAGATCACCCGAAAGCCCGCTGATTTCCTGCCGGGAACCTATGCGGCCCATGGGGTCGAAGAGGTGATGCAGGGCGGGGACGTGCTCTTGTGGGTCAGCCCGTTCGAAGACGCGGAAGCGAAGTTTGCGGATGTGCTCGAAAAGGGAGTCGGGATGACGATCATCGCGATCTCGTCCCGTCCGACACGCTTCCCGACGATTCTCGTGCCGGATGCGGGGGATCTGAGCGGCTACGTCGAAATGGCCGCCGGCTGGAACGTCCTCGTCGCGACGGGACTGAAGCTCGGCATCAATCTCGACAAGCCGCAGCGGGCCCGAAAAGTTGGGAACGAGTTCACCGGCTGA
- a CDS encoding PEP-CTERM sorting domain-containing protein (PEP-CTERM proteins occur, often in large numbers, in the proteomes of bacteria that also encode an exosortase, a predicted intramembrane cysteine proteinase. The presence of a PEP-CTERM domain at a protein's C-terminus predicts cleavage within the sorting domain, followed by covalent anchoring to some some component of the (usually Gram-negative) cell surface. Many PEP-CTERM proteins exhibit an unusual sequence composition that includes large numbers of potential glycosylation sites. Expression of one such protein has been shown restore the ability of a bacterium to form floc, a type of biofilm.): protein MKFRILLTLLSICAASESRADIVQVIANGNFYSDNSNLHSWEVTTSDPAAGNWVWATEPPTLLVLNTGANDGVGYLLTDIDEPFTPGTMSLHTGIGPITPTPALTTSGTLSWTHYLDSAIADWGPGQQFRVLLRATQSGNEQVAFTKNSGDLVQAPQTLSVNVLGFLQSLAVGESFSLIFEATAMSPMHLEVDSVSLIVDAPAAVPEPGSFLLCTLVGGAVVARRRRKKPLAS from the coding sequence ATGAAATTCCGAATCCTGCTCACGCTGCTCAGCATCTGCGCCGCGAGTGAATCCCGCGCGGACATCGTCCAGGTGATAGCGAACGGGAATTTCTATTCCGATAACTCCAATCTCCATAGCTGGGAAGTAACGACATCCGACCCGGCTGCCGGCAATTGGGTGTGGGCGACCGAACCTCCGACACTGTTGGTGTTAAATACGGGGGCCAATGACGGCGTCGGCTACCTGCTGACTGACATCGACGAGCCGTTCACCCCCGGGACGATGTCACTCCATACCGGAATCGGGCCGATAACTCCCACCCCGGCGCTGACAACCTCCGGAACGTTGAGTTGGACGCACTACCTCGATTCAGCGATCGCAGACTGGGGACCTGGTCAGCAGTTCAGAGTGCTACTGCGAGCGACGCAAAGCGGTAATGAGCAGGTTGCTTTCACCAAAAACAGTGGCGATCTCGTACAAGCCCCCCAGACATTGAGCGTCAATGTCCTCGGCTTTCTGCAGTCGCTCGCGGTCGGCGAATCCTTCAGCCTGATCTTCGAGGCGACTGCAATGAGCCCGATGCACCTCGAAGTCGACAGCGTTTCACTCATAGTGGATGCGCCGGCGGCGGTGCCGGAACCGGGTTCATTTCTGCTCTGTACGCTCGTCGGGGGCGCGGTGGTCGCTCGCCGCCGAAGGAAGAAACCGCTCGCTTCCTGA